From the Musa acuminata AAA Group cultivar baxijiao chromosome BXJ3-1, Cavendish_Baxijiao_AAA, whole genome shotgun sequence genome, the window tattattacaaATGCACACACACACGAAAATACTAGACTTGCCTGTGACATAAAATGCCTCTGGACTACATCAATTAGTTGCTCCTTAGAAGGGTTAGGACTGGCATCCACCTGATGCAGACCGAAAGCACGTGAGTTAGATAAAACAAAGAAAAGGATATGCTGGAAGAAAAAATCATCATATCGGCACCAACAAGAGAAATCTGATACATATAAAAGTTAACCACAAAAAGATTGCGTAAAGATTAACTTACAAGATTAAAATGACGCCAATATCTCCATAATGCTCTTGTTTCTAGCTTGCTCAGGTCAACTTTCTGCACCAACCACAGAGAGCATCTCTTCATTAGTTACACCAAGGTACATTTTAAGTGATCCTGACATTAAGTTTGCACACCAAAGCAACCCAAAGGATAACAATCAATAATGGCACAACCCAGAAACACTTGTAAGGCATTCTATAACATGTCAGGTACCAAGACCCAAATGCTGAATCATGTCTAATAGAGCCAGCCCATAACACTGTTCACGCTGCAGTTGTTCATATAAACTTACAGTTATACTCCTGGAAGATGTAACAGATCCCTTAGAATGTGAATCACAAGACAGAGACCGGCTCAAGGATTTGTTAGACGATCCCTTGTGATGCCTAACCCTTGACTTGTGTGGCTTTTGCAATTGCATATCATCAGACACTGCAAAAAGTGATtgcgaaaaaaaattaaatatgatgAAACCATGCCAGAAGCCCTGATCAAAGTAGTAATAGGTGCCTTTAGACAAGCATATCCCATCTCAGCAACAATGATACTTTATTATAAAAGAAACTTCCTATATATCAGGATGTACTAACAAAACATGGATTTTTCACAGCCTGAATCATAAGTGCATTcctattttaaaagaaaaaaaactataaaaaagTGCTGAAATGCAAAATTgaatttttttactaattgaaaCTCGACCTTGGCTATATTTAGCTAATGAAAGAGTATTTTAACACATATATGGAAAGTAGGTTGTGTAAGTTATGTACATCAGTAACATGAAGCCTCATAATAGAACCTACTAGCAAATCGAGTCAGGGAACATCCTTCAAAGTTACCTAAAGACCACATGGTCATCTTAAAATAAAACCGCAGCATAATACTTAGTGTATTATCATGTTCCTGAAGAACATGGATATATACTATCAACCTCAAAAATAGTTTCTACATAATCATGCTCTAGTGTACTACAACAACACTTACTCTATTACAATGAGGAAAAAAGAGACTCAGATTCAATAATGAAGTTGCACTTCTATAGAAAGTCCAAAAGAAAATGACAAAATTATATGTATATCATTCCAAAATTAGTATCTTTGGTATTTGCCCATCTAAATTTAAGTTTATCGTATGTCCTAACAAAACTCAAAAACATGCAGATATATCAGTATGGTTGATCTCCATTAGTCAGACCGTTTTCATAATAATGTTAAAACTCCAATCAACACTGCTacctctaaaaaaaaaattatatacctCCTAAATTAGTAGTTTTTGTATATATTCATTAAATTTAAGTTTAGGAATTGAGGAGGTGAAAATGTAATGGGCATTTTagttattaaaaaattttaatactttTTTTGAACTCATCGGTAACCCTGGTCAACAATGGCTAACCTGAGTTTATTAGAGGAATGCTAACAGGGATAGCACATTTGGAAGAATTAAATTTGAAGAATATATGGAATAACTAAATATTTGAAGGGATATATATGCCACCTTAAAATTTGGAGCTAATATGCTATATAGGAACTCCTAAAGGATAGATATGAAGAAACCCAAAATTATCAAAATTTGTAAATACAATTTAGTCTTTGACCAGTCAGTCAGCAACATACAACATTTGTTGGAAAGACGAATCTTTTCCTACTCGCTGCAATATATAACAGTTATTTGGAAGCCATATCCTGTGACACAGTTACAAATTCTCTCTTATACAAAGCACAGAAGGCCAAAGAATGGGGAAAAGGAAGACCAGGGCAAAACTGAACAAACAAACAACTTAGCTACTTAATGCAAGAAGATGTAGTTAATACATGATCTTGTGGAGAAATTGAAACCATCAGCTTGTTCGACCTAAAAGATAATACAGATCACTGTATCTCCTCAATTGGTCCTACATAATCAATGGTTGGTAAATGGTACATTTTTAATTGAAGaaaggaaataaaaaatataattgataCATACTTGGCCAATAGTAAGCTTacccatatctgaaccattccatTGCATGTTGTCACATTCAGTCTCATCATCATCCTCATGGCCAGTAGGGGCTTCAATCACACTGAGAGCATTTCTTTGCAGTTTCACTTCAATACCATTAGTAAGAACCTGAAATTTCATGGGAAATAATTAGAATTATATTACTTCATACTAAAACACAGAATGTGATATCTATCACATGATTTCATCTAAGCTGACCACAATTAGGAAGAAAAGAATAGATACATAAACAATTAGCAAATGATCAAACTTAGAGTAAAAGCTTTAAGCTAAACTGAACAGTAGTTCAGTCTGCAACCCTGAAAGATAGGGAGTAGGCCTTCATGTCCTGCTGAGCATCAGAACTACTAATAAACAATAATGTTTTCTCCATAAAACATCATACATCTTCAGTCAAGTAATTAATCCAGTTCATTTTCCATTTTGACAACTATGCCAGCAAAAGTAGATTCATCCTAAGAGAACAAATATGCATAAGAACAGGATCATGCAAACAAAGCAGCAGAAAAATCAGATTACAATGATCAGATAATTTTCAGAAATTGCTACCTGAGTTCATTCAGATTTGGTGTATAATGTACTCAGATGGATGATATCAGTAGCAATTAAAACTTGCAAATTTGGGCACATAAAATCCAAAGTAATGCAGGAAAAAAACATTAATTTAGGGTCCAAATAAGGAATACTGATGAAAAGTTAGCAAGtagcatatattatatataatgtaagggaccaaaaaagaaagttcagatcaaagaatatttatatcaaatgaatattgatttaataaatttaattaaaaaaatacaatTCCTATGAAATAAGAAACTAATTTCTATATAAAAAAGTCAAACTCTTTTtcgtttccttttctttctctgcCCAACCACAAGAACTGACTTATCATTACACTAAACCTCAGATCTACCAAAAACAGAAAAAATGTCGTTATAGCATTTGACAAACCAATCGTGATTAACCAATTACACCTTTCAAAGTTCCATATCTACTAACACAAACCACTAATCTGCTGAGAatgtaatgaaaaaaaaaaaaaagcggaaGAAAATTCGCCATAAGTGCCGTCCACATTTAAAGCCAACAGAGCATTTTCGATTATAATTACTAAGATCGAAGAAAATTAACAACTTCTTAGATAAAATAGAAATGTTAAAGAGACGAAACAGTAAAATTTTATTAGAGAACTTTCGCATGCAGAAACCGAAAGATTCCAAAAATGATACAAACAAATTTAAGTTATATAAGAACCCTAATCTTTCGATCAAACTCCACCTTAAATCACTAAATCTGTATTTGCCTACATAAATGCAGCTTTAATTACAAGAAAAGAAGAGGCAAACAGAAACGATCATTTTCATTATCAGAAACCACACGGTCAAAGTGTCCTTTTCTTACTActagaaaacaagaaaaagaccCATCAATTCGAACTCTAGATACATTAAATTGGACCACATTGCACAATTAAAACGCAAAAAAAGGAAACCCCAATGTTGTAGAGACTGAAACCCTAGAAAATTCAGCACCAACACCACTGAAAATCTCCGAAAAGAACAATCTTTCCTTGCAGAGAAGCCCAGAATCCAACCGGGAACGAGCAAATAAGGCAACTTACCAGCCAATGCCATCCGCCGAGACCGACGGCCTTCTTGACGACCCCCTGGAGACCGACGAGAACCGATTTGGTGCGGTTGTTGCCGGTCACGACCACCTTAGTGTGCCGCGGAAGCACCGATAGCTCCTCCTCGCTGCTCTCCCCGCAGCCCTGTTGGCATCCGCCGCTCATCGCCAGCATTAATTACCCCTCCCGCTCCCCCCGCTCCTCTCCACCTCAATTTTCACCAGAAAGTGTCGGAAAAATCCAAGGAATCAGATCCAGGCGCCAAATTGGATGCGGCGATCGAGCATTGCGATAAAAGGTTGGAATTTTGGAAGCAATTAGAGAGAATTTGGTGGGAATTATTTGAAAGAGATTGACGGTGTCGGAGTGTGCGTGAGCGAGTTTTCTTTTCGCTCATCGTCTTTTCTCACCTTTTATCGTGTGCGTCTCTTTCGGGGCCATGAATCCCGACGACCACTGTAGAACCAATGGAGTACTGCCACGTATAGCAGGGGCGTGGTGAACCCGGCGCTCCTCGGATTCGAAGATAGCGGTTACGGAGGACGAGCGTTATATTTCTAAAATGACGATTTTACCCATACTTCTTCTGGTTCGAACCCGCTCGACTTTTTATTATCTGTTTCAAATTTTTagctgtattttatattttttacatttCATTTTAGTATATAAATTTTTGAATAACCGATTTGGATAAGAAATGTATCGAAAATCTTTTGTCAACGAATAAGCGCTCAACAATTAGATGcagtattatttatttatatataaataatttataatttttatttgagaACAACGACGAAGCAAAGATTCACATATACGTAATGGATGGTGATGATGTCAATATGGTGGCCTATCGAGGGTAATAAGGGAAGGACGAACAGGGGACGGTGACGGAGAAGTCACCGTTAGGTGGGACCCATATGGTGTTGTAAACTTATCTCTCGTCCTCCTTCCACGTGACGGTGGAAGAGGCGTCCGTTTGCGGTTCGTTATACCTTCTTGTCACCAATAATTTAGGACCAGTTTGTTACTCGATCGTTGATTGGCGAGTAGGACGGTGCAATCGGGCCCCACATCTGACGCTTCAGTCGTCATCACAATGGGTACGTCCAAAGTGGATCTCAGGATAATCACTTATATTCCCCCGTCCGACACCCGCCGTCCAGCTACGAACCCCGGGAAAAAAATATCTACGGGCGGCGCCACTACGGGTTTTCCCGCCACAGCCGTGGAATCTCGACCGTCCATCCTTCGCTTCCCATCCTTCCACTGTGCGAATAACTTGAAGCCAAATGCATCATCCCTCGTGGAAATAGGAAATGAATGCTTTCTGCTTAGGCATTGATTCATCGAGTGGAAACTCCCAGCACAGAACGCAAAGCAGTAAAGAAGATGATTCAGACATGGATTTGGCATTCAAGCCTCGGCCGTAGGGAATTCCAGTAATGGTAGGTGTTCTCTCATTCAAGGTCTTCATGAAAAGACAAACTGTTTTAATTGGAGCTAGCAATATCCTGACAGGATTCAGCATCATCTTTCAGAAGTGACAAGTTGTTTTTGACTTCTGTCATCTCTCTGAGACATCAAGCACTAAAACACTCCTTTCAAGGCTATCTACTCATCTTATAGTCACAAAGTAGGATCCCAACGTTTCTTCTCGGCAAGATTTGTTGTGTGTTTCATTTTACCGTTCCCTCCCAATGATTTCATCGGTAGCTTCTCATCTCTGACAAGCATGACATTTAGAACCAGCTTTGAGGACTGTAGCCTTTGTTTGGAATCTTAGTTGACACAATAGAAATTTTTTCTTGCAGGCATATTTAAGGCTGTCAGCATGGTGTAAATGAGGCTTTTATATGTTCATGTCAAAGACTATGCATGGTCTCCTTCCTGGTAAAGAAACTCAATCAATGCAATAACAGGAAATATGTGACTAGCCACTGTTAAAGCAATAGCATTGAAAGGACAGTTCGATAAACCAAGATAAACTGATATATCTCCAAAGTTACAGCATTGCTCAACAAAGTTCAGATCTTTTTCCTCATCATGAAGCTATTCCACTCAATTGGTCACTCAGCTGCAAGGTAAATTTGGCTGAACAAGCTTTGATGCAGTGATGCATATCTGTATCCCTTCTCACTCTGCTTCGTCTCGGAGGGAATCAGGGAGCATGGTGTGTCCAAATTTATTATGGTGAGTTGTCCCTTTTCTTTTGGCTTCTACAAGCTTCTTTGAGGACCTACAGCACACTTTATTATGCTCTTGTAAGCAGCATGGGCTTTCATTCTTCGATGTAACTTTTTGAAATAAAGTGACTGGTGATGGAAGCTGCTCCTTTTCTCCACTTGAGGTAGCATGGCTTGTGTCACTGGTTTTACCATGTGGCAAACTAGAATCTTTCAGCTTGCGAGGACTCAAAGTAGACCATCCATAAGAGATGAGAAAGACATAAATCTGGCGGCCTGCAGGCTGGTTGGCAAAACCAAGGAGGAGGGTGGCAAAAGCAATCAGAGAGACTGAAAATAGAGGAGCTTGTGGAAGGATGTGGGAGAAGAGTGGTGGCTGAGGTACCGAGAGAGATGGTAGTAGCTTGCCTTGATAGGCACTGATCTCAGCTGAAGGCAAACTTTTCACCTTAGTTCTGTTTTATGGGATTTCTCCTGGTGTGCATTGATGGATGTACTCTGTCCCATCTTCTATAACATTGGATGGGATCTTTTGAGCTTGGAAATCACAGCACTAGATCAGAGAGGATGGAAGGATTTCCTGTGTTTTCCTCCATGGAATTGTCAAGATTTAGTGCCACAATAGACTCTTGCTTCAGTTTAACATATCCCTTTCCTTGTATTATGCTGATCTTTTTTTATTCTGATCTGTTTTATTTGGTTTAAGATACTCCTTTGATGTTATTTCCTTGTTCTTAAGGCTTTTATATCAGTTGTGAAGATTCAAAATCATACAACAAGCATAAGAGAAATGCATTTTTTTTAATTGCAAATGCTTATAAAAAAGTAAAGTTGTGAGAAATtcatatgataataataaaaagatagaGACTAATCTCCTGAAAACAAATACTAATTAGAAAGTTGGCTTTTTATTGAAACAGCCAGCTTATACTGATAGACAATGTATTAATTACAGATTCTCAATCACCAGTCCAACTAAATTGACAATTAAAGTATCATAATTCTTGCCAGCTATGTTAGGATCAATTTCACAAAATATGCACAATAATTATTCAGTAACTCCTCAGAAGAAGACCTGATTAGTGAGGGGGTGACATTACAAAACTCAATAATGCATGACACCCTTCTCAAACTAAATCATGTGTTCTAATGGCAATTGTGTGAGCCCCAGTACAAGATGTCCATAAGGTTGATCACTTTGAAGGTCTCTTGAATACAACAATCCTCTTAGCAGTATTAGTAGGACTTGGTTCTCGCAGAATCATTCTTTAGCAGTATCAGAACAGTTCCAACTAGGTTCAGTAGCAGATTGCAAGCCTATACCTCCCCCAATTGTCCTGTTACTGTTAAAGAATGGTTCACATGCATTTCTATAGAGCTCTCCTCTTGATTCCGTACAATTAAAATCACACTATAGGttaaagtatatctcatcatcattGTAATATCAGATGAACCAAGACAATCTACTTgaattaagtagcaaattctttgATCTTCTCGGTCCAAGAAAGGTTAAGCAAGTTATCGAGGTTAAGAAAGGTTCACATAAATATGATGCTCAACTATTATGTTAGTCATGTCTTCATCACCAAAACTAAGGTGAGCTGTAAAATGTAGTTGCTTAATTGCTTCTAGTTTTATATAATTTCTTCACAATGAGTCTTAATATATGATTCTACAATATATCCAATTCTGTTCATGCTATGAGCAATTTCTTAAAAACAGGGAGATTACAAATGAATGTAAGCTACGTAggggtaattacatattacctcctATAGTTAACTATGATTAGTATCTTAATCCTTATGCTTTAAAAAGTAGTATTGGGATTCTTTtctttatgaaagtgaaatattaaaCCTCGATTCTCCTTATGTCGTTAACTTCGTCGAtgaaaaaaatctcatgtattatTACGTGCAAAAAGACgtgaataaaaaagataaaaacataattttattttttaaattattaattttatataaactttttGTTCAATTTTCTCTCCCCCTCCTCTTTCCAACTTGCTAGCCCGTTGCTACCACACTTGGTTGCCCTCGATGAGCGAGCAAGTTaaaaagaggagaggaggaggtgcGGTTCATGAAGTTGGTAAAGTACGAAGTAGCAAACGTTAAGGTGAGGTTTTATAGTGGCAGCCACGACAATGGAGTGCTAGGGATCCTGGCCTATGCATTTTTGTCGAAGAGTGATAGTTTGCACCTGGACATGACGGAGCGATGGGTAAGAGATTTTAGGAAGGAGTTTATAGGCAGTGATTGACCTATAAATGGATGAGTGAATACGACGGGTGATGAGTGAGCATGTTgaaaagagaagaggaggaggagataggtatgagaagtttatataaaattaataattaaaaaaatattatatttttatcattttcattcgtgtcatttttgtatgtgataatatatatgatttttttcgtTGATGAAGTTAATAACGTAAGAAGAATcatagttaaatattttactttcgtaagtatagatATTATAATAGTAttggattgaaatattttatttttaaagtataagGATTGAAATACTATTATAGCATTGGCTGAACTACTGCTTCCTACCGATGCTATTTGCACCTTTGAATCGTAGGATTTAACTGTTGTATAAAGCTCAACGAGGGGATTGCTAATGCTCCCTCTTCTAACTCTTGTTTCGATCGAAAACCTATTCACTGATCTACATGGATGTATTCATAGACACTGTGAGATCTGTGGCAGTTGTGATAGAATGAATGCATTGTGTAAACGATTCCCGGCGTGGGTCAAATGGCAGCAAAAAGTTATAGAAGGCCTTCTCCATGCGATGTGTATATGTGACCTGCTAATTCTATTGCGGTTCCGACATTATGTGCTTAGGGCTTTATATATAGGATTTCGTATCTCGTCATCGTGCCGTGCTATCCGTTGACCAGTTTGACTGTAAGTGGGAAGCAAACAACTGGGCCGTCACCAAAGAGAGTGGCCCATCTACAGCCCATCATACCCAAGATAGTATAAAGAAACCTTATATATAGTGCTTTAGGGTTTCCCCCCAGTGAAGCCCTATTAAAATGTACGCCTCCGTCCTCGCTCGATCTATCGCTCCATCCGCCTCCTTTCCGCTCGTCTTGGAGCCTGGTTTTTTTGTTCCCTTGTTTCTCCGTTCCATTCGTTGTTCCTACCGAAATCCTGTGGTTTTGATCGAATTGTCGCTCTTGATGACGAGAACAGAAGCAGACGGGCGGTCAGAACCCGATGCCGTGTTGGATGTCTGCGTCCTCGTAGGCTTTTCCTTGAAAGCATCTGAGAGGGACTTCATCGCCCTTCTTGTCGATCTCTACTGCGCCTTTTCTTCCACTCTTTCCCGTGCTTTTTCTTCCGTTAGTTCCTATAAaaattcgattttttttttttctgtcgagTTATTGCTCTCGATGACGAGAGAAGAAGCAGACGGGCGGTCAGAACCTGATGCCGTGTTGAATGTCTGCATCCTTATATGCTTTCTCTTGAAGGCATCTGAGAGAGATTCCACAATTACTGTAGTTTTACATGTATTATTTGTTGGTACAGATCTAACTTTTATCTAATAGTCGTGGTTGATGCGCTATGATGAAGAATTTTTTGTTTTATGTCTGGACATATGAGATCCACTTGGTGTGTATGATTTGTTGTGATTCTTCTGAGCAATATCAACCCACATTTTTGTTACATTTGAATTAGGTTTAGTTTTCCTTGATTTGATATCCTTGAAATTGCACCAGTTACCCTCCTCTCTGGTGTTCTTTGAATCTGAGGGGATATAACGGGTGCAGAAATACAAATGGTTGGCTTACCAGCCCATTGCATGCGTCTAGTTGTTGCTCTGGTGTCAAATGGTCCGATCGAAATTCCTGTCAAGCATCAATATGATATAAGGATTTCACTAATTTCCTCCTCCCATGAGAGTGGCAAATGATGTGAATTTAAAATCTTATCCTACACACTGAATCATGGTGTGGACCATTAACTCCGCTTATTATCTGATGCCCTCTCTTTCAATCTTTTCTTATGCTAACTTTACTGTTAATTGCGTTTTTTAGGCATTGCAAAGATTGATTTTATGTATGCTTTAGTATATGTACAAATGTTTGTAATGTGCTAAGCTGTCACCATTAAAACGGAACTATGTTTCTTTCAATGTAAAAGGAATTCTATATGATGCTTTTTTCTTGTGTCATGCAGATTTATTCATTAGAGTAGTGCTTATGCTTGCTTTGCACTATTCCAGCTCAAGTATGATTTAGTTATACAAACGTGTGTACTCTTGATGAgtttattatgatttttaaacCTTCAAAATATAGATGCTTTCAAATCTAACTTTCTCGTATGTGGGTGGCAAGTGATGTGAATTTGAAATCTTATCCTACACACTGAACCATGGTGTGGACTTATAACTCCGCTTATTATCTGATGCCACTTTTTTTTGCTTCCACTATCTTTTTCAACCTTTGTTTGCTAGTTTCAGTTCAAGCTGTTCATATATATGATTGTGGCATATGCTTTCACATATGTTCAACTGTTGACAGTAGTTGTAATGTCATTCTTTTATTTCAATTAATTACAAAATTGATGTATTCCATAATGTACTTgactataaatatatttttgttaggtagaattttcttgcttttgcTTATATAAGGTTTCTTTTCTTTGACGTTCAGCTTCAAGACTAGCTATGATGAAGATTTACTTATATGTCTCGACAGATGAGGCATTTCTATGATTGTAATACTTCTTCTGAGCCTATGTCAATGAATTTTGTTACAATTGAGTTTGGCAACATGTTAGTATTTTAATCTATTTGTTTCTTGGGAGTCTTTGTTTGTTGATCTGTAGATATGCTTTGGAAAATGGTATCAAACTTAATATTTgtgtttttgaaaatcaaattgttcATGTTACTTCCAAGTTAAATTTTTATACTGTAGATTTTTCAACTTTTTTATTCGTTTCTGTTGCTATGATAGTGAGGTTTGGAGTGTCTTAGATGATGTACTCTGAagataatcatttttatttatttacttgtcTCTGTGCATTGCTGAAGCCTCTTCTCTAGAGTTGAATCTGGCACTCCTTTAATGTGAATTTGAATTTATGTTGGAAACATATTTAGGATTACACATAATTCTCCTGCTATAGTTTATATTAGGACACTAGGTGTAAAGTTTTTTTATTACAAATAAATGAGCCTGGAAGATACTTGTGCTGCATATTGATATACATTTTGCCATGCGTGAAAAATTAATGCTTTCTGATGAACTTCCAAGTTTGATAATGTAGTACATGTTTAAAGATCCACTCGCAGATGGCTGATTAATTGAAACTTGCATGTCCTGACTGTGCCTTTCTTTTGTCAGTGGTGCTATTTCCTTTAGACAAGGTGTGCTGctgtttctttttttaatttttttactaaaaCATACACATGATTACTATGGTTGTGCAATTAATTTGGTATTCAACAATGTGGAGATTGTTTAAGAAGAGATGCAAAAGAAGTCAAGGATAAAATGTGATTAAAAACTGAAGAATTGAACGTTCTGCAATTTCTGTTTTGCCAAACCTGCAAGTTGAATAATAATCTACTTGGATGTTACAATGCTGGATGATAAACTGCAATTGGTGCAGAGTCATTGTCTCCAATGATCAAATTATACTTCTGAGGGATCTGAGAGGAAATTTGAACCTTCAGTACACAATTCCAATATTTTTTACTGGATTATAATGGATCTAATCAGCCCAAATTCTGAGTTTGCAGGGTCTGCTTGTTAAGGATGGATTCTCATGCAGTTTCCTCAAGGCATTTCATCGTACTCGTACTCGGACAGAATGTATAGGTCATTCATGAGTGATTATGCAGAACAAGAACAGAAAGTGCCCTCAAAGATCTGGATTTGATTTTATCAGGGAAATTTTGTTAGATATATTTTGCGGATGATTTGCATTGGAGTTGGATTTCGACTCTGCAATGCTTCATTATTTGATGAGTAATGAATACTTATTAAGTTTATAATAAGACAATATTGTATGGATTAGTGCTGATGGTGATTCCTGTGGGGGCTGTTCTGCTGTGTTCATGAATAATTTTTCCTTTTGGGAGTGGTAACACCTTAATTGTGGCATGTAAAAAATGTTTATTACTCTTCTTAATACCACCattgtttaaattattttttagcatATATACTACATTTTCTTTCAAATGTATCGAATAACTTATTTGCTTCTCCTAACTGTGTATTTGCATGAATGTTGTTAACGTTACAATTCATGCATTGACCTTGAAAATTAACACCAATCAAGCATGAATTGATATTGATCCAAAGATATTATTATGttaaatgtcaattttttttgccGTCAAT encodes:
- the LOC135629048 gene encoding uncharacterized protein LOC135629048, translating into MLAMSGGCQQGCGESSEEELSVLPRHTKVVVTGNNRTKSVLVGLQGVVKKAVGLGGWHWLVLTNGIEVKLQRNALSVIEAPTGHEDDDETECDNMQWNGSDMVSDDMQLQKPHKSRVRHHKGSSNKSLSRSLSCDSHSKGSVTSSRSITKVDLSKLETRALWRYWRHFNLVDASPNPSKEQLIDVVQRHFMSQQLDELQVIVGFVQAAKRLKTVCT